A genomic window from Halorubrum trapanicum includes:
- a CDS encoding Eco57I restriction-modification methylase domain-containing protein: protein MSVRTSIEPLQSIENGGDVISYLLESDGMNYGSYVEVPNGIQRNRGRNDWYEAHLVDADGDGVIRYIELERSDDTASFSDLKQQLKRHGSPIDELFTVIAYRTGPDPLTSPVDDGLTFLFIDEQLSSEDVEVTFDLKYFTVKRFGVEPAYIDFLGELSVGSGQGRTSLERDVEDVFSIREITRSFYEEFGEIFRGTLQDAIHDLEDPDENLNAYTRTVVNRVLFLMFIEEKGWLDGDVDYVENRYEAAKGDPDKHLYHDLFEPLFFEALSNTDTTDDEFLGRIPFLNGGLFERSHIEEDVTIDEAFFDALLDPEEDESGEPKGFLRRYKISLRESNPSEQELVVDPEFIGRIFEMFMQEDERSEVGAFYTPKPITAYMTKNALKQHLLQQTDLTHDQVVSLVSDHAAPESLTPAQADAVDDALRSASVLDPAVGSGAFIIAMLEELVAVAEAVDDARDDSEATDRFERKEEFIADNLYGVDIDAGGIELCKFRVWLHLMQDLNVSHEEFLDRNDELALPNLGFKFFVGNSLVGEHDPTRIDVGSYQETLTGGLESTLDEIHETRSEFLTAHGDEKDDLGERLEDLTGQLETQLAVKGGDDWMNEVAEETGSTFAWTSKIPEVILDGGFDIVIGNPPYEGQSQQDYLTELANFYDSKYDFYNRIDGMRYDLYQKFIIRGWELTHEDGVFSYITSDTFRTIGSKQPTRELLLSNQLQDLVLANPDTFDASVRPAIFTLKKTSSESDSVFAYIDASETGIENYRSLITGILPGLDSVNFEEKPTDQLQLDTSAHGYAVSSKVFNNTLKKSLFIPNTANMKIYSDYMSNINSLVEEWRNEIYDTDALEESLDQIRDTHVEELEPGDTSILGLLTYGGVGLVTGNNDEFLAYVDGCNSAQRVKERNTDSFDYVEKNEEQYKWMSRVIKPSHILNPEQLTKNERLNGVDSGTYGDKVWVPYEKGSDKEDIYYKEISIYLRWTKKSLKRIKENRNGRLRDPRYYFQEGLFASRGGTGEYKIKARYVNNSVVDTSGVLMLPIGDQISPKYLLGILNSNFCKYLLDNFINHTVNVQASDMRNIPIPIPAKNERDELVSLVDDAIQAKKDEGNNSFNEIQEKIDKQVQDIFGIEAEYNPI, encoded by the coding sequence ATGTCTGTTCGGACCTCGATCGAGCCCCTCCAGTCTATCGAAAACGGTGGGGATGTCATCAGTTATCTGCTCGAATCAGACGGGATGAACTACGGGTCGTACGTCGAGGTTCCGAACGGCATCCAACGGAATCGAGGTCGAAACGACTGGTACGAGGCACATCTCGTCGACGCCGACGGCGACGGCGTTATCCGGTACATCGAACTCGAACGGTCAGACGATACGGCGTCGTTCAGCGACCTGAAGCAACAGCTGAAGCGTCACGGGAGTCCGATCGACGAACTGTTTACCGTGATCGCATACCGGACCGGACCGGATCCGCTCACGAGTCCGGTGGACGACGGTCTCACATTCCTCTTCATCGACGAGCAGCTCTCGTCGGAAGACGTCGAAGTCACCTTCGACCTCAAGTACTTCACCGTCAAGCGGTTCGGCGTCGAGCCGGCGTATATCGACTTTCTCGGTGAGCTGTCCGTCGGGTCGGGGCAGGGCCGAACGAGCCTCGAACGAGACGTCGAGGACGTGTTCTCGATCCGAGAGATCACGCGGAGCTTCTACGAGGAGTTCGGGGAAATCTTCCGGGGGACGCTACAGGACGCGATTCACGACCTCGAAGATCCGGACGAGAACCTCAACGCCTACACGCGCACGGTCGTCAACCGCGTGCTGTTCCTCATGTTCATCGAGGAGAAGGGATGGCTCGACGGCGACGTCGACTACGTCGAGAACCGGTACGAAGCCGCAAAGGGGGACCCGGACAAACACCTCTATCACGACCTCTTCGAGCCGCTGTTCTTCGAGGCGCTCTCGAACACCGATACGACCGACGACGAGTTCCTCGGTCGGATTCCCTTCTTGAACGGCGGGCTCTTCGAGCGGAGCCACATCGAGGAGGACGTCACAATCGACGAGGCGTTCTTCGACGCGCTGTTGGATCCCGAGGAGGACGAGTCGGGCGAGCCGAAGGGGTTCCTCCGTCGGTACAAGATCTCGCTGCGGGAGTCGAATCCGAGCGAGCAGGAGCTGGTGGTCGACCCGGAGTTCATCGGGCGCATCTTCGAGATGTTCATGCAGGAGGACGAGCGCTCGGAGGTGGGCGCGTTCTACACGCCGAAGCCGATCACGGCGTACATGACGAAGAACGCGCTCAAACAGCACCTCTTACAGCAAACTGACCTCACCCACGATCAGGTCGTTTCGCTCGTGAGCGACCACGCGGCGCCGGAGTCGCTGACGCCGGCGCAGGCGGACGCGGTCGACGACGCGCTGCGGTCGGCGAGCGTGCTCGACCCGGCCGTGGGGAGCGGGGCGTTCATCATCGCGATGTTAGAGGAGCTCGTCGCCGTCGCGGAGGCGGTCGACGACGCTCGCGACGACTCCGAGGCGACGGACCGGTTCGAGCGGAAAGAGGAGTTCATCGCGGACAACCTCTACGGGGTCGACATCGACGCCGGCGGGATCGAGCTGTGCAAGTTTCGGGTGTGGCTCCACCTGATGCAGGACCTGAACGTCTCCCACGAGGAGTTCCTTGACCGGAACGACGAGCTCGCTCTCCCCAACCTCGGATTCAAGTTCTTCGTCGGTAACAGCCTCGTCGGCGAGCACGACCCCACGCGAATCGACGTCGGGTCGTATCAGGAGACGCTCACCGGCGGCCTCGAATCGACGCTGGACGAGATCCACGAGACGCGCAGCGAGTTCCTGACCGCCCACGGCGACGAGAAGGACGACCTCGGCGAGCGCCTCGAAGACCTGACCGGCCAGTTGGAGACCCAACTCGCGGTCAAGGGCGGCGACGACTGGATGAACGAGGTCGCCGAGGAGACGGGGTCGACGTTCGCGTGGACGTCGAAGATTCCGGAGGTCATCTTGGACGGCGGCTTCGACATCGTGATCGGGAATCCACCGTACGAGGGGCAGTCACAGCAGGATTACCTGACAGAACTAGCAAACTTCTACGATTCGAAGTATGACTTTTATAATAGAATAGATGGTATGCGTTATGACTTATATCAGAAATTCATAATTCGCGGATGGGAACTAACGCACGAAGATGGAGTCTTCTCTTACATAACAAGTGACACTTTCCGGACAATTGGATCCAAGCAGCCGACGCGTGAGCTTCTCTTATCAAACCAGCTACAGGACTTGGTACTTGCAAATCCAGATACATTTGATGCTTCAGTACGTCCTGCGATATTTACTCTCAAGAAAACGTCATCAGAAAGCGATTCGGTATTTGCATACATAGACGCATCTGAGACTGGTATAGAAAATTATCGAAGCTTAATAACTGGTATATTACCAGGCCTCGACTCGGTCAACTTCGAAGAGAAACCAACTGATCAACTACAATTAGATACATCTGCGCATGGATATGCTGTCTCAAGTAAGGTATTCAATAACACATTAAAGAAATCGCTGTTTATACCTAACACAGCAAATATGAAGATATATTCTGACTATATGTCTAATATAAATTCACTCGTCGAGGAGTGGAGAAATGAGATATATGATACAGATGCTCTCGAAGAAAGTCTGGATCAAATTCGTGACACCCACGTGGAGGAATTAGAACCAGGCGATACATCCATCCTAGGGTTGTTAACTTACGGTGGAGTTGGACTCGTAACCGGAAACAATGACGAATTTCTAGCATACGTTGATGGATGTAATTCCGCACAGAGAGTAAAAGAAAGAAATACAGATTCGTTCGATTATGTAGAGAAGAACGAAGAACAATACAAATGGATGAGTAGAGTAATCAAACCAAGTCATATTCTGAATCCTGAACAATTAACCAAGAATGAGCGTCTTAACGGCGTGGACTCTGGCACATATGGGGATAAAGTGTGGGTCCCATACGAGAAAGGATCAGACAAGGAAGATATTTACTATAAAGAAATATCAATTTATCTTCGGTGGACGAAGAAGTCTCTCAAACGAATTAAGGAAAATCGTAATGGGCGGCTCCGTGATCCCAGATATTATTTCCAAGAAGGGCTCTTCGCCTCTCGCGGTGGTACTGGGGAGTATAAAATAAAGGCGCGTTACGTGAACAACTCTGTTGTTGATACTAGCGGTGTTCTCATGCTCCCAATTGGTGATCAAATCTCTCCAAAATATCTTCTAGGGATCCTCAATTCAAATTTCTGTAAGTACTTGCTGGACAACTTTATAAACCATACAGTTAATGTACAGGCAAGCGACATGCGGAATATTCCAATTCCTATACCTGCGAAAAACGAGAGAGATGAACTCGTTTCACTAGTTGATGACGCAATCCAAGCTAAGAAAGACGAAGGAAACAATTCCTTCAACGAGATTCAGGAGAAGATCGATAAACAAGTTCAGGACATCTTTGGAATTGAAGCAGAATACAACCCCATTTGA
- a CDS encoding helicase-related protein: MTEDQGSVDDIDWSDYSDVLDNRNYDVADRANILAREADTVKIAVGYFFLGGFDLLKENLRGVDNVEILVGTDTDQRTIEELERGFTDDLDEYDKAEAEDGIGRLYELIQEEKVNVRVYDDARFHPKLYLFRDPAGSPDLGHAIIGSSNLSPSGLRGNVELNVEKKDNATIRYLEEWFDDIWGEASEFDTDLMTAAIERSQFGDDLPDLDESDDGDDEDDTEVDAVETISPYEATKRFIVEQFDRDVREGTLLEDISGDYEEQLTAFQQDAFRAARRPLEKYNGVVLADSVGLGKSYIGAPLVQDATTSRDEVLIIAPNRLKPMWKRELLDAETGEFPTTADKTFISFNKLSRLSESEIQRFRGVDVVLVDEAHNLRNTGTQRYDKLQSIGRQGKKFVMLTATPIHNSVRDVDNLIKVFADDDDFDIELGGMSPSEIFKEYDRLSGNTEEDEETTGESRRLSELETRIESIMREVIISRDRKYILDNYDDITIGGRQISVPERQPRLITPDDPRLDELYSDIVDAVIGTDEFEDSGLNIPYVSADRYDADGDEKEELIIEYQNASILMLINLLKRLESSLAAFEDSVDRLMERERITRHIATGDLEDADARHDAVEQIRDTFDEDFTRDIDFEDVAEAITQVSPDKREEIVADIEEDLAVLERIREQARDALQTDEGGRTRDAKAERLRLLIDRELTGEKVILFSQYVPTVTHLFEQVTGENPAHTQVATIGEGPGGPTVGYVHGGSGYSERIVEQFAPEAQDADVGENEEIDILLATDVLGVGQNLQDARVLVNYDLHWNPMKMEQRIGRIDRITTRHDALWIYNFAPTGDLRRQLGLIERIEEKIRDIASTFGHAAPILDSAEEQVHKTLITYERLEDGGDEFGDERLEGIGSKYDDLRNTVRSFCEENEVGIEELRKTREIVDSRAEPQHFTTPGKSNDYVTLTHLEHSSGRTEWRTTVFDSDRLQRAMIGGQAIFTQFPRLETDDVQVFETIASSDTTRHAIPEDDLDELRDFTEELGNPSTWENDILSRQTGQSDVITNIRQLCRSLAESDEDISDKAAEIVDLLHEREMSDWAENQLRTIYRRRRRYGTNGTVQRLHHKLTEEIELVDPETVSGTDVALAGQLSPEE; the protein is encoded by the coding sequence ATGACTGAAGATCAGGGAAGCGTAGACGACATTGACTGGTCCGACTACTCCGACGTCCTCGATAATCGGAACTACGACGTTGCCGACCGGGCCAACATCCTCGCACGCGAGGCCGACACCGTCAAAATCGCCGTCGGCTACTTCTTCCTCGGCGGCTTCGATCTTTTAAAAGAGAACCTCCGCGGCGTCGACAACGTCGAAATCCTCGTCGGCACCGACACCGACCAGCGCACCATCGAGGAGTTGGAGCGCGGGTTCACCGACGACCTCGACGAGTACGACAAAGCCGAGGCCGAAGACGGAATCGGCCGCCTCTACGAACTCATCCAAGAGGAGAAGGTCAACGTGCGCGTGTACGACGACGCGCGCTTCCACCCGAAACTCTACCTGTTCAGGGACCCCGCCGGCTCGCCCGACCTCGGCCACGCGATCATCGGCTCCTCGAACCTCTCGCCCAGCGGCCTCCGGGGCAACGTCGAACTCAACGTCGAGAAGAAGGACAACGCCACGATCCGGTATCTGGAAGAGTGGTTCGACGACATCTGGGGCGAGGCCAGCGAGTTCGACACCGACCTGATGACCGCCGCCATCGAGCGCTCGCAGTTCGGCGATGACCTCCCCGACCTCGACGAGAGCGACGACGGAGACGACGAGGACGACACCGAGGTCGACGCCGTCGAGACCATCTCGCCCTACGAGGCGACGAAGCGCTTCATCGTCGAGCAGTTCGATCGCGACGTCCGCGAGGGAACCCTCCTCGAAGACATTTCCGGCGACTACGAGGAACAGCTCACCGCCTTCCAGCAGGACGCGTTCCGCGCCGCGCGCCGCCCGCTGGAGAAGTACAACGGCGTCGTCCTCGCGGACAGCGTCGGCCTCGGCAAGTCGTACATCGGCGCGCCGCTCGTTCAGGACGCCACGACGTCCCGCGACGAGGTGCTGATCATCGCGCCGAACCGCCTCAAGCCGATGTGGAAGCGCGAACTCCTCGACGCCGAGACAGGCGAGTTCCCCACGACCGCCGATAAGACGTTTATCAGCTTCAACAAGCTCTCTCGGCTCTCCGAGAGTGAGATACAGCGGTTCCGGGGCGTGGACGTTGTGCTTGTCGACGAGGCGCACAACCTCCGGAACACGGGCACGCAGCGCTACGACAAGCTCCAGTCGATCGGGCGGCAGGGGAAGAAGTTCGTGATGCTCACCGCCACGCCGATCCACAACTCCGTCCGCGACGTGGACAACCTGATCAAGGTGTTCGCCGACGACGACGACTTCGACATCGAACTCGGCGGGATGTCGCCCAGCGAGATCTTCAAGGAGTACGACCGGCTCTCCGGCAACACCGAAGAGGACGAGGAGACGACGGGGGAGTCGCGCCGCCTCTCGGAACTCGAAACTCGGATCGAGTCGATAATGCGCGAAGTGATCATCTCGCGCGACCGGAAGTACATCCTCGACAACTACGACGACATCACGATCGGCGGCCGGCAGATCAGCGTCCCCGAGCGACAGCCCCGTCTGATAACTCCGGACGACCCGCGCCTCGACGAACTGTACAGCGACATCGTTGACGCTGTGATCGGCACGGACGAGTTCGAGGACTCCGGGCTCAACATCCCGTACGTCAGCGCGGACCGCTACGACGCAGACGGCGACGAGAAAGAGGAGCTGATCATCGAGTATCAGAACGCGAGCATCCTGATGCTCATCAACCTCCTCAAGCGGCTTGAGAGCAGCCTCGCGGCCTTCGAGGACTCCGTCGACCGGCTCATGGAACGCGAGCGAATCACCCGGCACATCGCGACGGGCGACTTAGAGGACGCCGACGCTCGACATGACGCCGTCGAACAGATTCGGGACACGTTCGACGAGGACTTCACGCGAGACATCGACTTCGAGGACGTCGCCGAAGCGATCACGCAAGTGAGTCCCGACAAGCGCGAGGAGATCGTCGCGGACATCGAGGAGGACCTCGCCGTTCTCGAACGGATCAGAGAACAGGCCCGAGACGCACTCCAAACCGACGAGGGAGGCCGAACGAGGGACGCGAAAGCCGAGCGGCTTCGGTTACTGATCGATCGGGAACTCACCGGCGAGAAGGTGATCCTCTTCAGTCAGTACGTGCCGACGGTCACGCACCTCTTCGAGCAGGTCACCGGCGAAAATCCGGCCCACACGCAAGTTGCGACCATTGGCGAAGGGCCGGGGGGTCCGACCGTCGGCTATGTACACGGCGGAAGCGGGTACAGCGAGCGCATTGTCGAGCAGTTCGCACCGGAAGCACAAGACGCAGATGTCGGCGAAAACGAGGAGATAGACATCCTCCTCGCCACCGACGTGCTCGGCGTCGGACAGAACCTCCAGGACGCGCGCGTCCTCGTCAACTACGATCTACACTGGAATCCGATGAAGATGGAGCAGCGGATCGGCCGGATCGACCGCATCACGACGAGACACGACGCGCTCTGGATCTACAACTTCGCACCGACCGGCGATCTGCGGAGGCAGTTGGGACTTATCGAGCGGATCGAAGAGAAGATCCGAGATATCGCCAGTACATTCGGACACGCAGCACCCATTTTAGACAGTGCCGAAGAACAGGTACACAAGACGCTTATCACCTACGAGCGTCTCGAAGACGGTGGAGACGAGTTCGGTGACGAGCGGTTAGAAGGGATCGGGTCCAAGTACGACGATCTCAGAAACACGGTTCGATCGTTCTGTGAGGAAAACGAGGTCGGTATCGAGGAACTTCGAAAAACCCGAGAGATCGTCGATTCGCGCGCTGAGCCACAACACTTCACCACACCGGGGAAATCTAACGACTACGTCACACTCACACATCTCGAACACAGTAGTGGCCGCACAGAGTGGCGCACGACCGTGTTCGATTCGGATCGACTACAACGAGCGATGATCGGCGGACAAGCGATATTCACCCAGTTCCCTCGACTCGAAACAGATGACGTACAGGTCTTTGAAACGATAGCGTCCTCGGATACGACTCGACACGCGATCCCGGAAGACGACCTCGACGAGCTGCGTGATTTCACCGAGGAATTAGGGAATCCAAGCACTTGGGAGAACGACATCCTAAGCCGGCAGACCGGTCAAAGCGATGTCATCACGAACATCAGGCAGCTATGCCGGAGCTTAGCGGAAAGCGATGAGGATATCAGCGACAAAGCTGCTGAGATCGTGGACTTATTGCACGAACGCGAGATGAGCGATTGGGCCGAAAATCAGTTGCGAACGATCTACCGTCGCCGTCGTCGGTATGGAACCAATGGCACAGTTCAGCGACTCCATCATAAACTAACGGAAGAGATCGAACTCGTTGATCCCGAGACTGTGAGCGGAACCGACGTCGCGCTCGCAGGACAGCTCTCCCCGGAAGAATAG
- a CDS encoding NAD(P)/FAD-dependent oxidoreductase has product MSTQPDAGPSGADEPLAGESIAVVGAGFGGLSAACYLADAGADVTVFERNDHPGGYAGRIERDGFRIDTGPSWYLMPEVFDRFFEHFGRSTDDYYDLVELDPLYEVIWKDGDRASMPADREGQKALFESYEAGAGETLDDYLEDAAEAYELGMDRFVYPSRSRLRDMVDADVFRSGRALPKLREMDAYVGDYFDSEKLRQIAEYKLVFLGGSPYNTPAIYTLMSHVDMNLGVYHPVGGIASVVDAMADLARELGVSIRTSEPVTAIEPSVPAAKPTFAVETERRGGDGDPAATASSDRFDRVVANAAPPHVEHDLLPEGTVDRESYWESRTYAPSAYLAYLGVEGDVDLDHHTLVFPTDWRPHFDAIFDDPAWPDDPAYYVHVPSKTDPEAAPDGHEAVFLLVPLAAGLEDDPETRERFRDLVFDDLAEHAGVDFRDRIVFEETACVSDFRRRFNAPRGTALALSHTLGQTGPLRPSHRAPGVDGLYYVGAYTNPGIGMPMCLLSGEHVADAVVEDATGGGVLPSVVPTSTLR; this is encoded by the coding sequence ATGTCCACCCAACCGGACGCGGGACCGTCGGGGGCAGACGAACCGCTGGCCGGGGAGTCGATCGCGGTCGTCGGCGCCGGCTTCGGCGGGCTCTCCGCGGCCTGCTACCTCGCCGACGCGGGGGCGGACGTGACCGTCTTCGAGCGCAACGACCACCCCGGCGGGTACGCCGGGCGGATCGAGCGCGACGGGTTCCGGATCGACACCGGCCCCTCGTGGTACCTCATGCCGGAGGTGTTCGACCGGTTCTTCGAGCACTTCGGGCGGTCGACCGACGACTACTACGACCTCGTCGAGTTGGACCCGCTGTACGAGGTGATCTGGAAGGACGGCGACCGCGCGTCGATGCCGGCCGACCGAGAGGGACAGAAGGCGCTGTTCGAGTCCTACGAGGCGGGCGCGGGGGAGACCCTGGACGACTACCTCGAAGACGCCGCGGAGGCGTACGAGCTCGGGATGGACCGGTTCGTCTACCCGAGCCGGTCGCGGCTGCGCGACATGGTCGACGCCGACGTGTTCCGGTCCGGGCGGGCCCTGCCGAAGCTCCGCGAGATGGACGCGTACGTCGGCGACTACTTCGACAGCGAGAAGCTCCGGCAGATCGCCGAGTACAAGCTCGTCTTCCTCGGCGGCTCGCCGTACAACACGCCGGCCATCTACACGCTGATGAGCCACGTCGACATGAACCTCGGCGTCTACCACCCGGTCGGGGGGATCGCGAGCGTCGTCGACGCGATGGCCGACCTCGCGCGCGAACTCGGCGTCTCGATCCGGACGAGCGAGCCGGTGACCGCGATCGAGCCGTCGGTTCCGGCCGCGAAGCCGACGTTCGCCGTCGAGACGGAGCGGCGCGGGGGGGACGGTGACCCGGCCGCGACGGCGTCGAGCGACCGCTTCGACCGCGTGGTCGCGAACGCGGCCCCGCCGCACGTCGAACACGACCTCCTCCCGGAGGGGACCGTCGACCGCGAGTCGTACTGGGAGTCGCGGACGTACGCGCCCTCGGCGTACCTCGCGTACCTCGGCGTCGAGGGCGACGTGGACTTAGACCACCACACGCTGGTGTTCCCGACCGACTGGCGGCCGCACTTCGACGCCATCTTCGACGACCCCGCGTGGCCCGACGACCCCGCGTACTACGTCCATGTCCCCTCGAAGACGGACCCGGAGGCGGCGCCCGACGGCCACGAGGCCGTCTTCCTTCTCGTCCCGCTGGCGGCCGGGCTGGAGGACGACCCGGAGACGCGCGAGCGGTTCCGCGACCTGGTGTTCGACGACCTCGCCGAGCACGCCGGCGTCGACTTCCGCGACCGGATCGTCTTCGAGGAGACCGCGTGCGTCTCCGACTTCCGGCGGCGGTTCAACGCGCCGCGCGGCACCGCGCTGGCGCTGTCGCACACGCTCGGACAGACGGGGCCGCTCCGGCCCTCGCACCGCGCGCCGGGCGTCGACGGGCTCTACTACGTCGGCGCGTACACCAACCCCGGCATCGGGATGCCGATGTGCCTGCTCAGCGGCGAACACGTCGCCGACGCCGTCGTCGAGGACGCGACCGGCGGCGGCGTGCTCCCGTCGGTCGTCCCGACGTCGACGCTGCGGTGA
- a CDS encoding Matrixin, with translation MRNASAVAAVALLVVLAGCGGLGGEISGPLGAPSPSIESVDAPESLGHDERATVEATVRWEGLADDGDDAAGGGSANANATLDPVRVTVRVGDATLLAENRSVPANGSMTVTAAVDAAALDPGEHEIRVTVGEATATRAVVVEEARPATFAVSDVEVPESVAYGEDLTVTATVANEGDLAGDQTVRIRYGTGASANRTVALDGGAEGAVSVTFADVRLDGGDYPVVVTTANRTRERAVSVIHPSPYGKTTLDLYVDDEAVDRNVSGVVASATGFWERTDERYLGYPVEYERVDDADDADVVLRFERVERCGVEETNETRYFGCADLLVDEPRTPMTATVDPRISDAEMNATIIHELGHVQGLEHGEGPAGLMAATSTLATHQPVKVHLRADDGAVTGPVEDEVAATLDYFAARDDVTGSDRFAWEFVDSARDAHIQITYDERGDVCFADGGGSCTVDGEYYGQEDVRLEALDEEVVAWHVGASLAPVLLAEVPPELTGDAERGEREAWPE, from the coding sequence ATGCGTAACGCAAGCGCCGTCGCCGCCGTCGCGCTGCTCGTGGTACTCGCCGGCTGCGGCGGGCTCGGCGGGGAGATATCCGGGCCCCTCGGAGCGCCGTCGCCGTCGATCGAGTCCGTCGACGCGCCGGAGTCGCTCGGCCACGACGAGCGGGCGACGGTCGAGGCGACGGTTCGGTGGGAGGGGCTCGCGGACGACGGCGACGACGCCGCGGGCGGGGGGTCGGCGAATGCGAACGCGACGCTCGACCCGGTCCGGGTGACGGTCCGCGTCGGCGACGCGACGCTGCTCGCGGAGAACCGGTCCGTCCCGGCGAACGGGTCGATGACGGTGACGGCCGCGGTCGACGCCGCGGCGCTCGACCCGGGCGAACACGAGATCAGGGTGACCGTCGGCGAGGCGACGGCGACCCGCGCCGTCGTCGTCGAGGAGGCGCGGCCGGCGACGTTCGCGGTCTCGGACGTCGAGGTCCCCGAGAGCGTGGCGTACGGCGAGGACCTCACCGTCACGGCGACCGTGGCGAACGAGGGCGACTTAGCGGGTGACCAGACCGTCCGGATCCGGTACGGGACCGGCGCGAGCGCGAACCGGACGGTCGCGCTCGACGGCGGCGCGGAGGGGGCGGTGTCCGTCACGTTCGCGGACGTGCGGCTCGACGGCGGCGACTACCCGGTCGTCGTGACGACCGCGAACCGGACGCGGGAGCGGGCCGTCTCGGTGATCCACCCGAGCCCGTACGGGAAGACGACGCTCGACCTGTACGTCGACGACGAGGCGGTCGACCGGAACGTCTCCGGGGTCGTCGCGTCCGCGACGGGATTCTGGGAGCGAACCGACGAGCGCTACCTCGGCTACCCGGTCGAGTACGAGCGCGTCGACGACGCGGACGACGCGGACGTCGTCCTCCGGTTCGAGCGCGTCGAGCGGTGCGGCGTGGAGGAGACCAACGAGACGCGGTACTTCGGCTGCGCGGACCTCCTCGTCGACGAGCCGCGGACGCCGATGACCGCGACCGTCGACCCCCGGATCTCCGACGCGGAGATGAACGCGACGATCATCCACGAGCTCGGCCACGTTCAGGGGCTCGAACACGGGGAGGGGCCCGCGGGGCTGATGGCCGCGACGAGCACGCTCGCGACGCACCAGCCGGTGAAGGTCCACCTGCGCGCCGACGACGGCGCGGTCACGGGCCCCGTCGAGGACGAGGTGGCCGCCACGCTCGACTACTTCGCGGCGCGCGACGATGTCACCGGGAGCGACCGGTTCGCGTGGGAGTTCGTCGACAGCGCGCGGGACGCGCACATCCAGATCACCTACGACGAGCGCGGCGACGTCTGCTTCGCCGACGGCGGCGGCTCCTGTACGGTCGACGGCGAGTACTACGGGCAGGAGGACGTGCGGCTGGAGGCGCTAGACGAGGAGGTCGTCGCGTGGCACGTCGGCGCGTCGCTGGCGCCGGTGCTGTTAGCGGAGGTGCCGCCGGAGTTGACTGGCGACGCGGAGCGGGGTGAGCGGGAGGCGTGGCCGGAGTAA
- a CDS encoding metal-dependent hydrolase: MPSTVVHAGFALLLAAGLLGAYYDRRALAVLLVVLVIPEADSFLGLVMDGAHRTVGHNFVLPAVAALALYYDTRAREESWIRRRLSPRWVAVAWVALFVHVFAHVAIDWTHLDGVNAFWPLRDRFFALDGEILYSTADGFVQTFVDVRIDPDTGTRTVDAGAGGTSESVHVSNPVQPRDPDVDVEEPVDRRFPIANSGWRLYLIGLGLFALGARRLQGDGLGEDA, from the coding sequence ATGCCCTCGACTGTCGTCCACGCCGGGTTCGCGCTGCTGCTCGCGGCGGGGCTGCTCGGGGCGTACTACGACCGGCGGGCGCTCGCGGTCCTGCTCGTCGTCCTCGTGATACCGGAGGCGGACAGCTTCCTCGGGCTGGTCATGGACGGCGCGCACCGCACCGTCGGCCACAACTTCGTCCTCCCCGCGGTCGCCGCGCTGGCGCTGTACTACGACACGCGGGCCCGGGAGGAGTCGTGGATCCGCCGGCGGCTCTCGCCGCGGTGGGTCGCGGTCGCGTGGGTCGCCCTCTTCGTCCACGTCTTCGCGCACGTCGCGATCGACTGGACCCACCTCGACGGAGTGAACGCGTTCTGGCCGCTCCGCGACCGCTTTTTCGCCCTCGACGGGGAGATTCTCTACTCGACCGCCGACGGGTTCGTCCAGACGTTCGTCGACGTGCGGATCGACCCCGACACCGGGACGCGGACGGTGGACGCGGGGGCCGGCGGCACCAGCGAGTCGGTCCACGTCAGCAACCCGGTCCAGCCGCGAGACCCGGACGTCGACGTCGAGGAGCCGGTGGACCGGCGGTTCCCGATCGCGAACAGCGGGTGGCGGCTCTACCTGATCGGGCTGGGGCTGTTCGCGCTCGGCGCCCGACGGCTCCAGGGGGACGGCCTCGGGGAGGACGCCTGA